The proteins below come from a single Bacillota bacterium genomic window:
- a CDS encoding RnfABCDGE type electron transport complex subunit A, producing the protein MAIIFIYIFVENFVFNKFLGTCPFLGVSKKMETAVGMSMAVVFVMIIATLFTWLVHYYILVPFDLLYMQIVTFILIIAALVQLVETAMKKLSPVLYQGLGIFLPLITTNCAVLGAAILAINQEFSFVESLFYALAASVGFGLALIIMAGIRERMELVELPKALSGTVVTLVTAGILSLAFMGFQGMLKL; encoded by the coding sequence ATGGCCATCATCTTTATCTATATTTTTGTGGAAAACTTTGTTTTCAATAAATTTCTGGGAACCTGTCCTTTCCTGGGTGTCTCCAAGAAGATGGAGACCGCGGTGGGTATGAGCATGGCCGTGGTTTTCGTCATGATCATCGCCACTCTCTTTACCTGGTTGGTTCATTATTATATTCTGGTTCCCTTCGATCTGCTTTACATGCAGATCGTCACCTTTATCCTGATCATCGCTGCACTGGTGCAACTGGTGGAGACGGCGATGAAGAAGTTAAGCCCGGTGCTTTATCAGGGATTGGGAATATTCCTGCCCCTGATAACCACCAACTGTGCGGTGTTGGGGGCCGCCATTCTGGCTATCAACCAGGAGTTTTCTTTTGTAGAATCTCTTTTTTATGCACTGGCCGCTTCGGTGGGGTTTGGCCTGGCGCTGATCATCATGGCTGGCATCCGCGAACGGATGGAACTGGTGGAATTGCCCAAAGCTTTGAGCGGGACGGTTGTTACCCTCGTTACCGCCGGCATCCTTTCCCTGGCTTTCATGGGCTTTCAGGGGATGCTGAAGCTGTAG
- a CDS encoding RnfABCDGE type electron transport complex subunit B gives MLGGMGAVFGLLLAWAAQVFAIEVDERIESIEEILPGANCGACGCAGCSNFAEKVAAGECELTSCIPGGKEVADQIAEILCLECQETVPLVAVVRCAGSHEHAGDKFIYGGAVDCRLAEKMWDGFKNCPYGCLGLGTCVQVCPFGAITMGEDGLPLVDEEKCLGCGLCQDVCPRGIIDMIPRDYSGGLVLCSSTDRGKKVKEACAVGCIACRACIKACPEEAISFVDNLPVIDVEKCTDCGECIQVCKPGTIRIRKAKVHQ, from the coding sequence ATGCTGGGAGGAATGGGTGCCGTTTTCGGGCTGCTGCTGGCCTGGGCTGCACAGGTATTTGCCATCGAAGTGGATGAGAGGATCGAATCCATCGAGGAAATATTGCCCGGCGCCAATTGCGGTGCCTGCGGATGTGCCGGATGTAGCAATTTTGCGGAAAAGGTGGCCGCCGGGGAATGCGAACTCACTTCATGCATCCCGGGTGGCAAGGAAGTGGCAGATCAGATTGCCGAGATACTCTGCCTGGAATGCCAGGAAACGGTTCCGCTCGTGGCGGTCGTCAGGTGTGCGGGGAGTCATGAGCATGCCGGGGATAAATTTATATATGGCGGTGCTGTTGATTGCCGTCTGGCCGAAAAAATGTGGGACGGTTTCAAAAATTGCCCCTACGGATGTCTCGGTCTGGGTACCTGCGTGCAGGTTTGCCCGTTTGGGGCCATAACCATGGGTGAGGACGGCCTGCCCCTGGTTGATGAAGAAAAATGTCTCGGGTGCGGCTTGTGCCAGGATGTCTGTCCACGGGGTATCATCGACATGATACCCAGGGACTACAGCGGAGGCCTGGTTCTGTGCAGTTCGACTGATCGCGGAAAAAAAGTCAAAGAAGCGTGTGCGGTGGGTTGTATCGCCTGCCGTGCCTGCATCAAGGCATGCCCCGAGGAAGCAATAAGCTTTGTGGACAACCTGCCGGTCATCGATGTGGAAAAATGCACTGATTGCGGTGAATGCATTCAGGTTTGCAAACCCGGAACCATCCGGATCAGAAAAGCAAAAGTCCATCAATAA
- a CDS encoding FAD:protein FMN transferase, which yields MKSTARSKDHVSGKSLLPSIIVTVVVIIIVLATLLGIAGVDPRSWFGNQPRKYSYDRLLMDTDVNLTFYTGEGAGRADAVAREVFAEMERLENLFSRNLDGSDICRINENAGKRPVRVDPQTLELIEEALHYAALSEGCFDITIGPLMDSWGFLDGRTSVPPDGLLRKNLSLVDYRLLDIDHDVGEVFLPLEGMVLDLGAIAKGYIVDRGIDVLKSEGIAHAFLNAGGDIKVTGGKPGGEPWNVGLLHPRASEMEGNGIMAGIMLDSSAIVTSGDYERYFEEGGKRYHHLLDPSTGFPAGELLSVTVVAPEAVTADALSTAIFVLGPARGMELAERLPGVEVFLVLPEMKVSYTSGLEGRLKIDPEFSGQ from the coding sequence TTGAAATCAACTGCAAGATCAAAGGATCATGTTTCCGGAAAATCATTGTTACCCTCCATCATTGTTACGGTAGTGGTGATCATCATTGTCCTTGCCACCCTCCTGGGTATCGCCGGCGTTGATCCCCGTTCCTGGTTTGGCAATCAGCCCCGGAAGTATTCATATGACCGTTTACTCATGGATACCGATGTCAATCTAACGTTCTACACCGGGGAAGGGGCCGGAAGGGCCGATGCCGTGGCCCGTGAAGTTTTTGCGGAGATGGAGAGGCTGGAAAACCTGTTCAGTCGGAATCTTGATGGAAGCGATATCTGCAGAATAAACGAAAATGCCGGTAAAAGGCCGGTACGTGTGGATCCGCAAACGCTGGAACTGATAGAGGAGGCACTTCATTATGCTGCCCTGAGTGAAGGATGTTTTGATATCACCATCGGCCCCCTGATGGATAGCTGGGGTTTTCTTGATGGGCGTACTTCTGTGCCACCGGATGGCCTGCTCAGGAAGAACCTCTCCCTGGTGGATTACAGGTTGTTGGATATAGACCATGACGTTGGCGAGGTATTTCTTCCCCTGGAAGGGATGGTTCTTGACCTGGGTGCCATCGCCAAGGGATATATCGTGGACCGGGGAATCGATGTGCTGAAGAGCGAGGGGATTGCCCATGCTTTTCTGAATGCCGGCGGAGATATAAAAGTTACAGGCGGCAAACCTGGCGGCGAACCGTGGAATGTTGGTCTGCTTCATCCCCGCGCCTCGGAAATGGAAGGGAACGGTATCATGGCCGGGATCATGCTCGACAGTTCAGCGATCGTCACCTCCGGCGATTATGAACGCTACTTCGAAGAGGGCGGAAAACGTTATCATCATCTACTTGATCCATCCACCGGCTTTCCGGCTGGTGAGTTGCTCAGCGTGACGGTTGTCGCCCCCGAGGCCGTGACCGCGGATGCCCTATCAACTGCCATTTTTGTACTCGGTCCGGCCAGGGGTATGGAACTTGCGGAGCGGCTACCCGGGGTGGAAGTCTTCCTCGTTCTGCCGGAAATGAAAGTCAGCTATACTTCCGGGCTCGAGGGGAGGCTGAAAATTGATCCGGAATTTTCCGGTCAGTGA
- a CDS encoding Gx transporter family protein, whose translation MKNTVKITNLAMLLTFAVAIHFVENLVPLPIPVPGAKIGLANIITLLALLLYGLRSGLIIAAGRSILGSLLIGSFMGFGFWLSFLASLVSCVAMALFIPLLRRGSISAVSISIIGAVFHNLTQLTVAAAIMKNAVLFRGYFPLLVLVAIPTGLLTGIATTYLENITRDRLGLLKA comes from the coding sequence TTGAAGAATACAGTCAAAATAACGAACCTGGCGATGCTGTTAACTTTTGCGGTGGCCATTCATTTTGTGGAAAATCTTGTTCCGTTGCCCATCCCCGTGCCGGGGGCCAAGATCGGCCTGGCCAACATCATCACTCTGCTGGCCCTGCTCCTGTATGGCCTGCGCAGTGGTCTGATCATTGCCGCGGGAAGGAGCATACTGGGAAGTTTGTTGATCGGCAGTTTCATGGGTTTCGGGTTCTGGTTGAGTTTTCTGGCGTCCCTTGTCAGTTGTGTGGCCATGGCCCTGTTCATCCCGTTGTTGCGCCGTGGCAGTATTTCGGCAGTTTCGATCAGCATCATCGGGGCCGTCTTTCACAATCTCACCCAGCTGACCGTCGCTGCTGCAATCATGAAGAACGCTGTCCTTTTCCGGGGATATTTTCCCCTCCTGGTGCTGGTGGCCATTCCGACCGGCCTGTTGACCGGAATTGCCACTACCTATCTGGAAAATATCACCAGGGACAGGCTTGGCCTGCTCAAGGCCTGA
- the maf gene encoding septum formation protein Maf: MRPLILASASPRRAELLEQVGYTFEVCPGNAREEVGEGLPSAGVESLALKKSLSVAPSFDRGAILGADTVVCCDGKTLGKPVDEDEAIASLKLLSGRRHEVITGIALVDAAGEWSSVTDHLCTEVWWRDLDEEEILHYVRSGEPMDKAGAYGIQGFASVFVERLEGCYFNVMGLPLGLVYRHLARWGIKPF, translated from the coding sequence TTGCGACCATTGATACTGGCTTCGGCTTCTCCAAGAAGGGCAGAACTGCTGGAACAGGTTGGCTATACCTTCGAGGTATGCCCGGGCAATGCGAGGGAAGAGGTGGGGGAGGGTCTTCCCTCGGCGGGGGTGGAATCGCTGGCATTGAAAAAATCGCTTTCGGTGGCCCCGTCATTCGACCGGGGGGCTATCCTTGGAGCCGACACGGTCGTCTGTTGCGACGGAAAGACTCTGGGCAAACCTGTCGACGAAGACGAGGCGATTGCCAGTTTGAAGTTGCTCAGTGGACGCCGGCATGAAGTTATCACCGGAATTGCCCTGGTCGACGCCGCGGGTGAATGGAGTAGCGTTACCGATCACCTCTGTACTGAAGTGTGGTGGCGCGACCTTGACGAGGAAGAGATATTGCATTATGTTCGCAGCGGGGAGCCCATGGACAAAGCCGGGGCCTACGGTATCCAGGGTTTTGCATCCGTGTTTGTTGAGCGTCTGGAAGGTTGCTATTTCAACGTGATGGGACTTCCACTGGGTCTGGTCTACCGTCATCTGGCCCGATGGGGCATCAAACCTTTCTGA
- the radC gene encoding DNA repair protein RadC, whose translation MIRDLPDEEKPREKMLRSGAGALSNAELIAVILRTGNMQESAVHLAERLISRAGGLRHLPDLSLEELQTFKGIGPAKAVQIKAALELGRRVSTSSYDQETVITSPRHVADLFMEELRYRKKEYFKLLLLNTKNRVISKEEISVGSLNASIVHPREAFIAPLKKSAASVILVHNHPSGDPTPSQEDLAVTQRLVESGKLLGIEVRDHVIIGDGCFLSFKEKGLI comes from the coding sequence ATGATCAGGGATCTGCCTGATGAGGAGAAGCCCCGCGAGAAAATGCTCCGGTCGGGGGCGGGCGCGCTTTCAAACGCCGAACTGATCGCCGTGATCTTGAGGACAGGCAACATGCAGGAGTCGGCTGTTCACCTGGCCGAACGCCTCATTTCCCGGGCAGGAGGGTTGCGCCATCTGCCCGATCTGTCTCTCGAGGAATTGCAGACTTTCAAGGGGATCGGCCCGGCCAAGGCCGTTCAGATCAAGGCTGCCCTGGAGCTGGGACGGAGGGTATCGACCTCATCATATGATCAGGAAACTGTCATCACTTCACCTCGCCATGTGGCCGACCTGTTCATGGAGGAATTGCGTTATCGCAAGAAAGAGTATTTTAAACTACTCCTGTTGAACACAAAGAACAGGGTTATTTCCAAGGAAGAGATCTCCGTGGGAAGTTTGAATGCGTCGATTGTCCACCCCAGGGAGGCGTTCATTGCCCCGCTCAAGAAAAGCGCAGCCTCGGTGATACTCGTACATAACCATCCCAGCGGTGACCCGACACCTAGCCAGGAGGATCTGGCCGTGACGCAGAGGTTGGTCGAGAGCGGCAAATTGCTGGGTATAGAAGTCAGGGACCATGTCATCATCGGGGACGGTTGCTTCCTTAGCTTCAAGGAAAAAGGATTGATATAA
- a CDS encoding rod shape-determining protein yields the protein MIFGSFSRDMGIDLGTANTLVYVKGKGIVLREPSVVAIRKDNNSILAVGEEARLMIGRTPGNIVAIRPMRDGVIADFDITQAMLRHFIGKAYRRRSILKPQVVVCVPSGVTEVEKRAVLDATHQAGAREAFLIEEPMAAAIGAGLPVDEPTGSMIVDIGGGTSEVAVISLGGIVTSMSVRVGGDEMDEAVIQFVRKQYNLMIGERTAEEVKIRVGTAYDREEDLKMDVRGRDMVSGLPRTLSISSAEVKEALAEPVEAILDAIRITLEKTPPELAADIMDKGVVMAGGGAFLHGFDQLVSEETGMPIFVAEDPGDCAVLGAGKALSELDLLRRISMISRRNI from the coding sequence ATGATATTTGGCAGTTTTTCTCGTGATATGGGGATAGATCTGGGCACGGCTAATACACTTGTATATGTAAAGGGGAAAGGTATCGTATTACGCGAACCGTCAGTTGTGGCCATACGAAAAGACAACAACAGCATTCTGGCTGTTGGCGAGGAAGCCCGGCTGATGATCGGTCGAACACCTGGAAATATCGTCGCCATCCGGCCGATGCGCGACGGTGTGATCGCCGATTTTGACATCACCCAGGCGATGCTCCGCCACTTCATCGGCAAAGCATATCGCCGCAGGAGTATCCTGAAACCCCAGGTTGTTGTCTGTGTACCCTCGGGGGTGACGGAGGTTGAGAAAAGGGCGGTGCTCGATGCCACCCATCAGGCCGGTGCCCGCGAAGCTTTCCTTATCGAGGAACCGATGGCTGCAGCTATCGGGGCGGGCCTTCCCGTGGACGAACCCACCGGTAGCATGATCGTGGATATAGGCGGGGGCACTTCCGAAGTTGCGGTCATATCTCTTGGCGGCATTGTCACCAGCATGTCCGTTCGTGTAGGTGGTGACGAGATGGATGAGGCGGTCATTCAATTCGTGCGCAAGCAATATAATTTGATGATCGGTGAGCGTACGGCGGAAGAGGTGAAGATCAGGGTGGGGACCGCATATGACCGGGAAGAAGATCTGAAAATGGATGTACGTGGACGGGACATGGTCTCCGGTCTCCCGCGCACTTTGTCGATCAGTTCCGCTGAGGTGAAGGAAGCACTGGCGGAACCTGTGGAAGCAATTCTTGATGCTATACGCATCACCCTGGAAAAAACACCTCCGGAGCTGGCAGCCGATATCATGGACAAGGGGGTTGTCATGGCGGGTGGCGGCGCTTTCTTGCATGGTTTTGATCAACTTGTTTCCGAGGAAACGGGGATGCCCATATTCGTGGCCGAGGATCCGGGTGACTGCGCCGTTCTGGGTGCCGGTAAAGCTTTGTCGGAGCTGGATCTGTTGAGACGTATATCGATGATCAGCCGCAGGAATATCTGA
- the mreC gene encoding rod shape-determining protein MreC, with protein MNRRKYWVLLITMLLLLALINYTGDDSNRLGTVKDTLSALMIPVQSFFASLGQNVQSLFDAVFFHHEIKAENEKLKEEFAVYQEQSSLITELQKENYRLKEMLDFREKSPMEMVAARVVSRDPSQWFNTITLNRGSVDGVEQEMAVVSPQGLVGMVSSVSRHSCQAILLTDSRLPASAMVQRSRDPGVMGIIEGYSRDNARLKFTNIPLEANILPGDQIITSGLGGVFPKNIIIGTVEEVDVDQSGLVKMAVVIPAVNFNRIEEVLIIISK; from the coding sequence TTGAACAGAAGAAAATACTGGGTGCTTCTGATAACGATGTTGTTGCTGCTCGCCCTTATCAACTATACCGGTGATGATTCAAATCGCCTGGGCACCGTTAAAGACACGCTGTCTGCCCTGATGATACCGGTCCAGAGTTTTTTCGCTTCCCTGGGTCAAAATGTTCAGTCACTTTTTGATGCGGTATTTTTCCACCACGAGATAAAAGCCGAGAATGAGAAGTTAAAAGAAGAATTTGCTGTTTACCAGGAACAGTCTTCCCTGATCACGGAACTGCAGAAAGAAAATTATCGTCTGAAAGAGATGTTGGATTTTCGGGAAAAGAGCCCCATGGAGATGGTGGCTGCAAGGGTGGTCAGCCGTGATCCGAGCCAGTGGTTCAACACCATTACCTTGAATCGTGGCTCTGTTGATGGGGTTGAGCAGGAGATGGCGGTGGTCTCCCCCCAGGGGCTGGTAGGGATGGTATCTTCCGTATCCCGCCATTCCTGTCAGGCCATTCTTCTGACTGACTCGCGCTTGCCTGCCAGCGCCATGGTTCAGCGCTCCCGGGACCCCGGGGTGATGGGGATTATCGAGGGCTATTCCAGGGATAATGCCCGTCTCAAGTTCACCAATATTCCCCTGGAGGCCAATATACTGCCCGGGGATCAGATCATTACCTCGGGCCTGGGCGGTGTCTTTCCCAAAAATATCATCATCGGCACCGTGGAAGAGGTCGATGTGGATCAATCAGGTCTGGTCAAGATGGCCGTTGTTATTCCTGCCGTGAACTTCAACCGTATCGAAGAGGTTCTGATCATAATCTCGAAATAA
- the mreD gene encoding rod shape-determining protein MreD — translation MLFYILLAVVSLFVILAQGSFFSFFLVGQYQPDVLLIIVVIVGFLLREKKGAAIGLCLGLMQDLVFVHTLGIFALPKMLLGFAAGLVGREIYRSRVSNALMLVFTGTIIHEFLVFALVYLFGGALNFEWIMFKQFAIRAAYNSLLALVLYPFLFWLLREKNILSAED, via the coding sequence ATGTTATTCTATATTTTACTGGCGGTGGTATCCCTTTTCGTTATTCTGGCGCAGGGGTCATTTTTTTCTTTTTTTCTTGTTGGCCAGTATCAACCCGACGTTCTGCTGATCATCGTCGTTATTGTCGGTTTTCTGCTCAGGGAAAAAAAGGGGGCGGCCATCGGCCTCTGCCTTGGCCTCATGCAAGATCTGGTTTTTGTGCATACCCTGGGGATTTTCGCCCTCCCCAAGATGCTGCTTGGTTTTGCAGCCGGGCTTGTCGGCCGGGAAATTTATCGCAGCCGGGTTTCCAATGCGCTGATGTTGGTTTTCACCGGAACCATTATCCATGAGTTTCTTGTTTTTGCCCTTGTTTATCTCTTCGGTGGTGCGTTAAACTTTGAGTGGATCATGTTCAAGCAATTTGCGATAAGGGCGGCATACAATTCATTGTTAGCGTTGGTTCTGTATCCATTCCTGTTCTGGTTGTTACGTGAAAAAAATATTCTCAGTGCCGAGGATTAG
- the mrdA gene encoding penicillin-binding protein 2: MSINKVIYLRLRGLLVIVICIFIALVARLAYLQVYQHDYYMFRAEKNRYAKLPIPAPRGKIVDRNGNLVVTNKPGYGVYLVDMDKGYDEQTIGLLAELLEMDEEQIEEEIYKNRYTRYLPIHLKSDISYEAVAKIAENSWKLQGVNIEVQPIRFYPYRDLGAHFLGYLSKASIDEHLAEKWKDEGYDYREGDLVGQDALEKAWEPYLRGQDGEQLVETNSLGQPIEFLDRRDPVPGYDLHLTLDMGLQQAAMDALETRINALRQKGNRYTQRGSVVAIDPRDGAILAMVSYPSYDPNTVREEYGELVDDPRRPLINYAIKGTYPVGSTYKMVTAAAAMETGKINDRTVYHCGGKLSAVGDTKACHSVHGNISFYRALAASCNIYFYRAGLAAGIDSLAYYSRELGLGKYTGLTDISGEVEGVVASREYKLANFGERWYEAETMSAAIGQTYHSFTPLQLAVYTSILANGGTHYRPYMVDRVVDGDGEVILQSRPEIVHKADISAETFKIIQKGMYQVTQPGGTAYYPLRGLPVTVAAKTGSAQVSSDRNIPAHSIFVCYAPCENPVIALAVVVEYGEYGALSGTPVAQEIFEYYFRDLREGVEDPA, translated from the coding sequence ATGAGCATCAACAAGGTCATCTATCTCCGCCTAAGAGGACTCCTTGTAATTGTCATCTGTATCTTTATTGCCCTGGTGGCCAGGCTTGCCTATTTGCAGGTTTATCAGCACGACTATTACATGTTCCGCGCGGAGAAAAATCGCTATGCCAAGTTGCCCATCCCGGCTCCGCGGGGGAAGATTGTCGACCGGAATGGCAACCTTGTCGTTACCAACAAGCCTGGCTACGGGGTTTACCTGGTGGATATGGACAAGGGGTACGACGAACAGACCATAGGTCTTCTTGCCGAACTGCTGGAGATGGACGAAGAACAGATAGAGGAAGAAATCTACAAGAACCGTTATACCCGTTATCTGCCCATCCATCTGAAAAGTGACATCAGCTACGAAGCTGTGGCCAAAATTGCAGAAAATAGCTGGAAACTGCAGGGGGTCAACATCGAAGTTCAGCCCATAAGGTTCTATCCCTACCGGGATTTGGGGGCGCATTTCCTTGGTTATCTCAGCAAGGCTTCCATCGATGAGCACCTGGCGGAGAAGTGGAAGGACGAGGGTTATGATTACCGCGAGGGCGACCTGGTCGGTCAGGATGCGCTGGAAAAAGCATGGGAACCCTATCTTCGCGGGCAGGATGGCGAACAGCTGGTGGAGACCAATTCGCTGGGGCAGCCCATAGAGTTTCTGGATCGCCGTGACCCGGTTCCCGGCTATGATCTGCATCTGACCCTGGACATGGGGTTGCAGCAGGCGGCGATGGATGCCCTGGAAACAAGAATCAATGCCCTGCGCCAGAAAGGGAACAGATATACGCAGCGCGGTTCCGTGGTGGCCATCGATCCTCGTGATGGAGCCATTCTGGCCATGGTCAGTTATCCTTCGTACGATCCCAATACGGTCAGGGAAGAATACGGCGAGCTGGTTGATGACCCCCGCAGGCCCCTGATCAACTACGCGATCAAAGGCACCTATCCCGTGGGTTCCACTTACAAGATGGTAACCGCGGCGGCGGCCATGGAGACCGGCAAGATAAACGACCGGACGGTATATCACTGCGGTGGAAAACTATCGGCGGTGGGGGACACAAAGGCCTGCCACAGTGTTCATGGCAACATCAGTTTTTACCGGGCACTGGCGGCTTCCTGCAATATTTATTTCTATCGTGCGGGATTGGCAGCGGGCATAGACTCGCTTGCCTATTACAGCCGCGAACTGGGGTTGGGTAAATATACGGGGCTGACCGACATATCGGGTGAAGTGGAAGGAGTTGTAGCTAGCCGGGAATACAAATTGGCCAACTTCGGGGAGCGGTGGTACGAGGCGGAGACGATGAGTGCGGCCATCGGGCAGACGTACCACAGTTTTACTCCATTGCAGCTGGCTGTTTACACTTCTATCCTTGCCAACGGGGGCACCCATTACCGTCCATACATGGTTGACAGGGTGGTTGACGGCGATGGAGAGGTGATCCTGCAGAGCCGGCCGGAGATTGTACACAAAGCGGACATATCGGCGGAAACCTTCAAGATCATCCAGAAGGGGATGTACCAGGTTACCCAGCCCGGTGGGACAGCGTACTATCCTTTACGTGGCTTGCCTGTCACCGTGGCGGCCAAGACTGGTTCCGCGCAGGTGTCGTCGGACAGAAATATCCCTGCCCATAGTATTTTCGTATGCTACGCTCCTTGCGAGAATCCAGTTATTGCCCTTGCCGTGGTCGTGGAGTACGGGGAGTACGGTGCGCTGAGCGGGACTCCGGTTGCCCAGGAGATATTTGAGTATTATTTCCGCGACCTTCGAGAGGGGGTGGAAGACCCTGCCTAA
- the rodA gene encoding rod shape-determining protein RodA: MPNRRLYKNFDIYLFLVTLALSIYGLLVIYSATRVMGLEDPLLFVKRQAIWLGAGLAGIILISLIDYANFSSWARYIYFINIALLVAVLALGRGDNVKRWIDLGFVDIQPSEYAKFALILLLARLLSEKEGQLGKRFSASIPALIYTAVLMVLIFLQPDLGTAMVIVAILLGLLFVAGINLKYLFYMLVSGVAVFPVLWKFLADYQKNRLMIFLNPEMDPLGDGYQLMQSIIAVGSGSIWGKGLFEGTQVRLNYLPAQHTDFIFAVLGEELGFVGAMGLLLLFFLLIYRILWIGSQSKDIFGSLFCSGVAIMFSFHVLVNIGMTIGIMPVTGLPLPFISYGGNSLLINFLAIGLVLNIGMRRQKIQF; this comes from the coding sequence CTGCCTAACAGGAGATTGTACAAGAACTTTGATATTTATCTTTTTCTTGTCACACTGGCCCTTTCGATTTATGGCTTGCTGGTCATTTACAGTGCTACCCGGGTCATGGGACTGGAAGATCCCCTTCTCTTTGTAAAACGGCAGGCTATCTGGCTGGGTGCGGGTCTGGCAGGGATCATCTTGATTTCCCTGATCGATTATGCCAACTTCTCGTCGTGGGCACGCTATATCTATTTCATCAATATCGCCTTGCTCGTGGCCGTGCTGGCACTGGGGCGGGGAGACAACGTGAAGCGCTGGATCGACCTTGGCTTTGTTGACATCCAACCATCCGAATATGCCAAATTTGCCCTCATTCTTCTCCTGGCCCGCCTGTTGTCGGAAAAAGAGGGGCAGCTGGGCAAGCGTTTTTCCGCCTCGATTCCTGCGTTGATTTACACCGCTGTCCTGATGGTGCTGATATTCCTGCAGCCCGATCTGGGCACGGCGATGGTTATTGTAGCCATCCTTCTGGGCCTGCTGTTCGTGGCCGGAATCAACTTGAAATACCTGTTTTACATGCTCGTCAGCGGGGTAGCCGTCTTTCCTGTACTGTGGAAATTCCTTGCCGATTATCAGAAAAACCGGTTGATGATCTTCCTCAATCCGGAGATGGACCCGCTCGGCGACGGTTACCAGTTGATGCAGTCCATAATCGCGGTTGGTTCGGGGTCGATATGGGGCAAGGGCCTCTTCGAGGGAACCCAGGTACGTCTCAATTACCTGCCCGCGCAGCATACCGACTTTATCTTTGCCGTTCTGGGGGAAGAGCTGGGGTTTGTCGGCGCCATGGGGCTTCTTCTCCTTTTTTTCCTGCTGATCTACCGTATCCTGTGGATCGGTTCGCAGTCCAAGGATATCTTTGGTTCCCTCTTCTGCAGCGGTGTGGCGATCATGTTTTCCTTTCACGTGCTGGTGAATATCGGCATGACCATCGGGATCATGCCCGTCACCGGACTGCCCCTCCCCTTTATCAGCTACGGGGGTAACTCCCTTCTGATCAACTTTCTGGCCATAGGCCTGGTCCTCAATATCGGTATGCGCCGCCAGAAGATCCAATTCTAG
- a CDS encoding M23 family metallopeptidase, translated as MARRRRSAPVSVLRARLNKRLSEQGKAGPSSGGSVPEKEKKFFFLSFSLGFLKSMNRHFYLKMAVALVLLLLLGISGKMGWSWSARVLDGARYIVNWDMDLGYMQENVIPAIRQVRIDEVLKRVPFLHNDGNDILLPINGTLQSGFGLRENPASGKEEMHYGLDLLAESGTLVRAVLPGEVTMVEEEGGETCIALQHDEGWATLYEGVVETKVKVGDRVEAAQVLGMLGSARLWESPHLHFELHLDGRPQDPLLLLRHLAPDEEEPGA; from the coding sequence GTGGCCAGAAGACGTCGGAGTGCACCGGTTTCGGTGTTGCGGGCACGATTGAACAAACGCCTTTCTGAACAGGGAAAGGCCGGTCCGTCATCGGGTGGATCTGTTCCAGAAAAGGAAAAAAAATTTTTCTTTCTCAGTTTTTCCCTGGGTTTTCTGAAGAGCATGAACCGACATTTTTATTTGAAGATGGCCGTGGCGCTGGTGCTTCTGCTTCTGCTGGGGATATCCGGAAAGATGGGGTGGAGCTGGAGTGCCAGGGTACTCGATGGAGCCCGTTATATCGTCAACTGGGATATGGACCTTGGCTACATGCAGGAAAATGTGATTCCGGCAATAAGGCAGGTCCGTATCGACGAGGTATTGAAACGGGTACCATTTCTGCACAACGACGGGAATGATATCCTGCTGCCGATAAACGGGACGCTGCAAAGCGGATTTGGCCTGAGGGAGAACCCTGCCAGTGGCAAGGAGGAGATGCATTACGGTCTGGACCTGCTGGCAGAGAGCGGTACCCTGGTGAGAGCCGTTCTGCCGGGGGAAGTAACTATGGTTGAAGAAGAGGGGGGAGAAACCTGCATTGCCCTGCAGCATGATGAGGGATGGGCAACGCTTTACGAGGGGGTTGTTGAAACGAAGGTAAAGGTGGGGGACAGGGTGGAGGCGGCTCAGGTCCTCGGCATGCTCGGGTCCGCCCGGTTGTGGGAAAGCCCGCACCTGCATTTCGAGTTGCATCTTGATGGGCGTCCACAGGACCCCCTGCTTCTGCTTCGCCATCTTGCACCCGATGAGGAGGAGCCCGGGGCTTGA